AAATGACTAAATGACAAATAATGACAGCGTAGCGAAATGACATGTTAACGAAGCATAACTCCCATTAATATTCATCCCTTCTTCCTTTTGAATCTTGTAAGACAAACACCTACAAAACAGCCTTCCAACTTCCTACAAAAAAATCAGACATAGACCGATATTGTTACTCAATCTCCTGGCCGATATTTTGCACAGAGTTTCCATTTTTTGGACAGGATAGAAGGGATGATCAGTATATAGTGACTGGGTTAGAGACATTGGAAGCAGAGCACAAGCGGGCGGAGGAAGAGCTGAAGGAAGCGCACCAATATACACGCCAGCTCATTGAAGCCAGCCTGGATGCTTTGATGACGATCTCGGCCGAGGGCAAGATTACCGATCTAAACCAGGCAACGGAATTGATCACAGGGGTGTCCCGAAAGGAGATCATCGGGACGCATTTTTCAGACTATTTCACCGACCCGGATGCAGCGAACAGGGGCTACCAACAAGTCTTCCGGCATAACTATGTCCGAGACTATCCTCTTGAGATCAAACATCGTGACGGAAGAGTTACACCTGTCCTTTACAATGCGTCTGTTTATAAGGATGCACAAGGGCGCGCAACCGGGATTTTCGCTGCTGCAAGAGACATCACTGTGCGCAAAAGGCTGGAGAGCCAACTGCGTCAGGCGCAAAAGATGGAGGCAATCGGGACGCTGGCCGGCGGTATTGCCCATGACTTTAACAACATCCTCATGGCCATAATTGGATTTGCTGAGTTGACCAGGGACGATGTGCCTGAAGGGAGCCTGGCCCGAGCCAACCTGGACGAAGTGTTGAAGGCGGGGAGGCGCGCTAAAGACCTGGTGAAGCAGATTCTTACGTTTAGCCGTCGGACTGAACAGGAACGTATGCCCTTGCAGATTCATCGCATTGTGAAGGAGGCCCTCAAACTGCTGCGGGCATCGTTGCCGACAACTATCGAGATTCGTCAGAAGATCGACAGCAAGTGCGGGGCGGTTTTGGCCGACCCGACCCAGATACACGAGGTGGTGATGAATCTTTGCACCAATGCCTATCATGCCATGCGCCAGAATGGGAGCGTGCTGGAAGTGAGCCTTCGGAATGCGGCGATGTCTTCAAGTCGACAGGCGCAACGGGGCGATGTTCTCAAGCCGACAGGCGCTATACGGAATTAGAGAATGAGGAAAAACAATTGGCAATGGTGGACGGGGATCTGGCCCCTGGGCCGTACGTGAGGCTTACTGTGAGCGATACGGGCCATGGTATGGACCGTGGTGTCATGGAACGGATCTTCGATCCGTTTTTCACCACGAAGGAGCCAGGCAGGGGAACCGGCATGGGACTTGCGGTGGTTCACGGGATCGTCAAGAGTCACGGCGGGGCAATTACCGTGAATGGCGAGCCAGGGGAGGGAACCACATTTGATGTATATCTACCCCGGTTAGAGAGCCACACGGCCCTTGAAGAGGCGCTAACGGCTGAGCCGGTCGCCAGGGGTAAAGAACAACGCATCC
This genomic interval from Deltaproteobacteria bacterium contains the following:
- a CDS encoding PAS domain S-box protein, yielding MTGLETLEAEHKRAEEELKEAHQYTRQLIEASLDALMTISAEGKITDLNQATELITGVSRKEIIGTHFSDYFTDPDAANRGYQQVFRHNYVRDYPLEIKHRDGRVTPVLYNASVYKDAQGRATGIFAAARDITVRKRLESQLRQAQKMEAIGTLAGGIAHDFNNILMAIIGFAELTRDDVPEGSLARANLDEVLKAGRRAKDLVKQILTFSRRTEQERMPLQIHRIVKEALKLLRASLPTTIEIRQKIDSKCGAVLADPTQIHEVVMNLCTNAYHAMRQNGSVLEVSLRNAAMSSSRQAQRGDVLKPTGAIRN